The following are encoded in a window of Harmonia axyridis chromosome 7, icHarAxyr1.1, whole genome shotgun sequence genomic DNA:
- the LOC123684941 gene encoding tigger transposable element-derived protein 4-like, which translates to MFGVGEMSKPRKLKSLTIGKKLEILKKVENRVNRKIICQEYDIPKSTLCTIIKNKDTIAKFGAEVNNPCVVKRNKPKKKVNTALIKWFEASRKANLPISGPILQQKALDFSRKLGDENFKASSGWLEKFKKRHGVLQKKACGESAAVNQEECDNWIRDVLPTILAPYEADDIFNADETGLFFKCLPDKTLTFKNEKCYGGKLSKERVTLLLAANMSGSEKLKPVIIGKSAKPRCFAGVKCLPLTYYSNKKAWMTSEIFEKWLLNLDKHFQLQNRRVLLLIDNCPAHPNIDHRLKAIKLIFFPPNTTSKLQPLDQGIIKSFKFHYKRRILQTVLDGFESNGTIPKIDLLDCIHTSAAVWRVDLTQETIQNCFRKAGFGTHNFYDYEDELPLSELKKIMTSEQKVALDLQESVFKCLEVLNADDKVSLEEYINVDVDLITSENPSEDEILEYVNNKQEDLENFSETIPEDDDEDDSVGAARQKPSDAEVAKAIETIRLAFSMNEAATDDDLTLIFEISKKFEAYRLNNKTFRQTLITDFF; encoded by the exons atgtttggaGTTGGTGAGATGTCGAAGCCGCGTAAACTGAAGTCTTTAACGATCGGAAAGaagttagaaattttaaaaaaagtggaaaatcgTGTCAACAGAAAAATCATTTGCCAAGAATATGATATTCCGAAAAGTACATTATGcactataataaaaaacaaagatacAATAGCTAAGTTTGGTGCAGAAGTGAATAACCCTTGTGTAGTGAAGCGAAATAAGCCTAAGAAGAAAGTGAACACTGCATTGATCAAGTGGTTCGAAGCTTCAAGAAAAGCAAATTTGCCAATCTCAGGGCCCATTTTGCAACAGAAGGCATtagatttttccagaaaattgggagatgaaaatttcaaggctaGCTCGGGATggcttgaaaaattcaaaaaaag ACATGGTGTATTGCAAAAAAAAGCGTGTGGGGAAAGTGCTGCTGTTAATCAAGAAGAGTGTGATAACTGGATTCGAGATGTTCTTCCTACAATTTTAGCTCCTTACGAAGCTGACGATATTTTCAACGCAGATGAGACTGGGTTGTTCTTCAAATGCTTACCAGATAAAACCTTaactttcaaaaatgaaaaatgttacggaggcaaattatccaaggaaaggGTGACTCTTTTATTAGCAGCAAATATGAGTGGCAGTGAGAAATTGAAACCTGTAATAATAGGGAAAAGCGCAAAGCCACGATGTTTCGCAGGAGTGAAATGTTTACCCCTTACTTATTACAGTAACAAAAAGGCCTGGATGACGAGTGAGATATTTGAAAAGTGGTTGTTGAATCTAGACAAACATTTCCAACTTCAAAATCGTAGAGTTCTATTACTGATTGACAACTGCCCTGCTCATCCAAATATCGATCATCGATTGAAGGCaataaagttgattttttttccacccAATACGACATCAAAATTACAGCCTCTTGATCAGGGAATTataaaaagtttcaaatttcattataaacgcAGGATCTTACAAACAGTACTAGATGGATTTGAGTCCAATGGCACTATCCCCAAAATTGATCTCTTGGATTGCATTCATACGTCGGCGGCAGTGTGGAGAGTAGATTTAACCCAGGAGACTATTCAAAACTGCTTCAGAAAGGCTGGTTTTGGGACACATAACTTCTATGACTATGAAGACGAACTGCCGctatcagaattgaaaaaaattatgaccagTGAACAAAAGGTAGCTTTAGATCTCCAAGAGTCTGTTTTTAAATGTTTGGAGGTATTGAATGCTGATGATAAGGTTTCTTTGGAGGAATATATAAATGTGGACGTGGATCTTATAACAAGTGAAAATCCTTCAGAGGATGAGATCTTGGAATATGTGAACAATAAACAAgaagacttggaaaatttttcagagacCATACCTGAAGATGACGATGAAGATGACAGTGTAGGAGCTGCAAGACAAAAGCCTTCTGACGCTGAAGTTGCTAAAGCAATTGAAACCATTCGGCTTGCGTTTTCAATGAATGAGGCTGCAACTGATGACGATTTAACTCTCATATTCGAAATAAGCAAGAAATTTGAAGCCTATCgtctaaacaataaaacatttagGCAAACTTtaataactgattttttttaa